One Halorussus salinus genomic region harbors:
- a CDS encoding GNAT family N-acetyltransferase, with the protein MPGRIVENGERVSLWTVEREDAEFLQLAHANPELRYPLGISMHRNRQQMEEVLEGHIENQDNANFLICLNHDDTESGYPSADEVISIGAIDVVNVNATRPELQGWILPDHQNQGYAKESLGLVIDYIFRTFNPHGIYMETYDHNVPIQRLAEAFGFTEEGRKRETEFIDGEYRDGIQYGLLRREWEKES; encoded by the coding sequence ATGCCAGGTCGAATCGTCGAAAACGGTGAGCGAGTCTCGTTGTGGACAGTTGAGCGTGAAGATGCCGAGTTCCTTCAACTGGCCCACGCCAATCCGGAACTTCGCTATCCACTCGGCATCTCCATGCACCGCAATCGCCAGCAGATGGAAGAGGTACTCGAAGGGCACATTGAAAACCAAGATAATGCCAACTTCCTCATCTGTCTCAATCATGACGACACGGAGTCCGGTTATCCCTCGGCGGACGAGGTGATATCCATCGGCGCAATCGACGTGGTAAACGTCAACGCGACCCGCCCAGAACTCCAGGGGTGGATCCTACCCGATCACCAAAACCAGGGTTACGCCAAAGAATCCTTGGGACTCGTGATCGATTACATTTTCCGGACATTCAATCCACACGGAATATATATGGAAACCTACGACCACAACGTCCCAATTCAGCGTCTCGCCGAAGCATTCGGATTCACCGAGGAAGGACGGAAACGCGAAACAGAGTTTATTGACGGCGAGTATCGAGACGGGATTCAGTACGGGTTACTTCGGCGAGAGTGGGAGAAAGAGTCATAG
- a CDS encoding radical SAM protein, with amino-acid sequence MTILVEPNTGCNLGCTYCYEEPDRQHSQADIDAEYDIEKMMDRLEQFSEKYSEVPSLFGGEPLLMRNEHIEQIFEWIYQEYDLEETGRYTQIQTNGTLIEDEHIEMFEKYRVHVGISCDGPPGLNDLRLARSEVDGEMRDVTETMTERTLDAIDRLKKTDVPVGIITVLTTQNAGTDEKFEQLLDWMDDLTQHGIHGHFNPAIPYEDIQEDQSLSPERLKEVYLRSWEWFKAEPYHQWGPMTNYIDNLLGNHLKYCINDKCDPFNAAGAKVIKGDGATSGCGKTWSGVGDGSAFLQGDSTGNEYNNTEERYEMLKQVPGPHTEGEEDQGGCKGCRYWNVCTGGCPAAGMDYDYRNRTRDCEAKYALYKQIEEDVRAMFPGIRLITDAPWDAPLADLTITNDVDIMPFAGMHHSQAEDPNVVGGSHDAPSVEEIAYRENREE; translated from the coding sequence ATGACGATTCTCGTCGAACCAAATACCGGATGTAACCTCGGTTGTACGTATTGTTATGAGGAACCGGATCGGCAACACTCCCAGGCGGACATCGACGCGGAGTACGACATCGAGAAGATGATGGACCGTCTGGAACAGTTCAGTGAAAAATACTCTGAGGTCCCGTCGCTGTTCGGTGGCGAGCCGCTGTTGATGCGGAACGAGCACATCGAGCAGATATTCGAGTGGATCTATCAGGAGTACGATCTTGAAGAGACCGGCCGATACACTCAGATCCAGACCAACGGGACCCTCATCGAAGACGAACACATCGAGATGTTCGAAAAGTATAGGGTCCATGTTGGGATCTCCTGTGACGGGCCTCCCGGCCTCAACGATCTTCGCCTAGCACGTTCCGAGGTAGATGGCGAAATGCGTGACGTCACCGAGACGATGACCGAGCGGACCCTCGACGCAATTGATCGTCTTAAGAAGACCGACGTACCCGTCGGCATTATCACCGTTCTCACCACACAAAACGCCGGTACCGACGAGAAGTTCGAACAGCTCCTCGATTGGATGGACGACCTCACACAGCACGGCATCCACGGTCACTTCAATCCTGCAATCCCCTACGAGGACATCCAAGAGGACCAGTCGCTGAGTCCCGAGCGACTCAAAGAGGTGTACCTCCGGAGTTGGGAGTGGTTCAAGGCTGAGCCCTACCATCAGTGGGGTCCGATGACCAATTACATAGACAACCTGCTCGGCAACCACCTCAAATACTGCATAAACGACAAGTGCGACCCGTTCAACGCGGCCGGTGCAAAGGTTATCAAGGGGGACGGGGCCACGAGCGGTTGCGGGAAGACGTGGTCGGGTGTTGGTGACGGGAGCGCATTCTTGCAGGGTGATTCCACCGGTAATGAGTACAACAACACCGAGGAGCGCTACGAGATGCTCAAGCAGGTCCCGGGTCCCCATACCGAGGGAGAAGAAGACCAAGGGGGGTGCAAGGGCTGCCGGTACTGGAATGTCTGTACCGGCGGCTGTCCGGCGGCGGGAATGGACTACGACTACCGGAACCGGACGAGAGATTGTGAGGCGAAGTACGCCCTTTACAAGCAGATCGAAGAGGACGTGCGCGCGATGTTCCCCGGAATCAGGTTGATTACGGACGCCCCGTGGGATGCTCCCCTAGCCGACTTGACCATTACTAACGACGTCGACATCATGCCGTTTGCCGGGATGCACCACAGTCAGGCGGAAGATCCGAACGTGGTTGGCGGCTCTCACGACGCTCCCAGTGTTGAGGAGATTGCCTACCGGGAGAACAGAGAAGAATGA
- a CDS encoding helix-turn-helix domain-containing protein has translation MSQSSSLTETAANLTSYKRDLLLATYRANQQHDTPVGTDVKDELEALGQTNTEGGQFYPRLNELVEQGFLTKSDHPDDARGFTCDLTEEGRILLTQLFVRNAASLDIDVAEFELPADPSCPRQRRLHGRTRG, from the coding sequence ATGAGTCAGTCGTCGTCGCTCACCGAGACAGCGGCCAACCTCACGAGCTACAAACGCGACCTCCTGCTGGCGACCTACCGCGCGAACCAACAGCACGACACTCCGGTTGGGACGGATGTCAAGGACGAACTGGAAGCGCTCGGTCAGACCAACACCGAGGGCGGCCAGTTCTATCCACGACTCAACGAACTCGTCGAGCAGGGGTTCCTGACGAAGAGCGACCACCCTGACGACGCCCGCGGATTCACCTGCGACCTCACCGAGGAGGGCCGGATTCTCCTTACCCAGTTGTTTGTGCGGAACGCTGCCTCACTCGATATCGACGTGGCCGAGTTCGAGTTGCCCGCCGACCCATCGTGTCCGCGACAGCGACGCCTACACGGGAGAACACGCGGGTAG
- a CDS encoding helix-turn-helix transcriptional regulator: MSADSPSAGDLRAFERDLLYAVRALEHDKDTPPKGLAIKSRLEIEYPEEVNHSRLYQNLDKLVERDLLQKAEKDGRTNEYGTTDASKQLLEAHAQRRADAVGLHGGSSK, encoded by the coding sequence ATGAGCGCGGACTCTCCGTCCGCGGGGGACCTGCGAGCGTTCGAGCGCGACCTGCTGTACGCGGTGCGTGCGCTCGAACACGATAAGGACACCCCGCCGAAGGGACTCGCGATCAAGTCGCGGCTTGAAATCGAGTACCCCGAGGAGGTGAACCATTCGCGGCTGTACCAGAACCTCGACAAACTGGTGGAACGCGACCTCCTGCAGAAAGCGGAGAAGGATGGGCGGACGAATGAGTACGGGACGACCGACGCCAGCAAACAACTTCTCGAAGCGCATGCACAGCGCCGCGCGGATGCGGTCGGCCTGCATGGAGGTAGCTCGAAATGA
- a CDS encoding 5-methylcytosine restriction system specificity protein McrC → MSSVNLPSTLSVDEHGSHTQQIDNPDLVASQLQEAAFQPDPVQENVFRKKKRTKYDEKDYLIAKAEIDNRNSELEITARDHVGVTPLTPSSSLEIKPKIDWNEVFNVFLEVHRYKRTFNYQGVPIENFLNDDKDLTDVYLIVAANYIESLKPIFRQGVIRTFDSQRVDAVDAHGRIDIKRSIWNYKSGTPKQHFVTKEPNYNIPVNSLIHLAGKYLLALFRRYEPNNPHQGYYSIFSEVQEKVRYLEERDISSSSSDIREYSQITVGSLPPQRAYYQRAIEISKTILSSAIGEPMTGGEKHLTMDYLINMDSLFQEYSQIVLERQIDKISSELTDESDIEIRNEEKTSPYSDIDTHIRPDHLLVKDNDIISILDTKYYSGGVNPVRNLENRNQMYRYSTILNVDEMVFLCPETKPVEHKITPSGKVMKVVSPTDFTTENYEASIREYLEDTFNLSTIEKELFEKIEQGHICGIGAPNRAPSEILSMPELSLPINKSFLREIQKDFIKIDDSLPKFAYIRRKYGFRNPFYQNIRDAIDSPPDWANLIIPLKLEVQNDGELENHLHIQYVAKSENSIDKIDQKCIPIPAKWQQ, encoded by the coding sequence ATGAGTAGTGTAAACCTCCCATCTACCCTAAGTGTAGACGAACACGGAAGCCACACACAACAAATAGATAACCCTGATTTAGTTGCATCACAGTTGCAGGAAGCAGCTTTCCAACCGGATCCAGTTCAGGAAAACGTATTCAGGAAGAAAAAGCGCACGAAATACGACGAGAAGGATTATTTAATCGCAAAAGCCGAGATCGATAATCGGAATAGCGAATTAGAGATTACCGCTCGTGACCATGTCGGCGTTACACCACTTACCCCATCCTCAAGTTTAGAAATAAAACCTAAAATTGATTGGAATGAAGTATTTAATGTTTTCTTGGAAGTACACAGGTATAAGCGCACGTTCAATTACCAAGGGGTCCCAATTGAGAATTTTCTCAACGATGATAAGGACTTGACAGATGTCTATCTCATAGTTGCTGCAAACTATATCGAGAGTTTGAAACCGATTTTTCGTCAGGGAGTCATACGAACGTTTGATAGCCAAAGAGTAGATGCAGTCGATGCTCACGGTCGCATTGATATCAAACGAAGTATCTGGAATTATAAATCCGGAACTCCGAAGCAACATTTCGTCACTAAAGAACCAAATTATAATATTCCAGTTAACAGCTTGATTCACCTAGCTGGAAAATATCTTCTCGCTTTATTTCGTCGTTACGAACCTAACAATCCTCATCAAGGTTACTACAGTATATTTTCCGAAGTTCAGGAGAAAGTCCGGTACTTAGAGGAAAGAGATATCTCTAGTAGCTCTTCCGACATTAGAGAGTATAGTCAAATAACGGTCGGATCGCTACCACCCCAGCGGGCTTATTATCAACGAGCTATAGAAATCTCAAAAACTATTTTATCTTCAGCGATTGGTGAGCCAATGACTGGTGGGGAAAAACATCTTACTATGGATTATCTAATTAATATGGATAGTCTTTTTCAGGAATACTCTCAAATTGTTTTAGAAAGGCAAATAGATAAAATATCATCAGAGTTAACTGATGAATCAGATATAGAAATAAGAAATGAGGAAAAAACTAGCCCATATTCAGATATAGATACTCATATCCGGCCAGATCATTTATTAGTTAAAGATAATGATATAATCTCTATTCTTGATACAAAGTACTATTCTGGGGGCGTTAATCCAGTTCGTAATTTAGAAAATAGGAACCAAATGTATCGATACTCTACAATTCTCAATGTCGACGAGATGGTATTTCTTTGTCCAGAAACTAAGCCAGTGGAACATAAAATTACTCCTAGTGGGAAAGTCATGAAAGTTGTCTCACCAACAGATTTCACAACAGAGAACTACGAAGCAAGCATTCGGGAATACTTAGAAGATACTTTCAATCTCTCAACAATTGAGAAGGAACTCTTTGAAAAAATTGAGCAGGGACATATTTGTGGGATCGGCGCTCCCAATCGGGCACCGTCAGAAATACTTTCGATGCCTGAACTATCATTACCCATTAATAAAAGCTTCCTTCGTGAGATTCAAAAAGACTTTATTAAGATAGATGATTCGCTTCCAAAATTCGCATACATACGGCGAAAGTACGGATTTAGAAATCCCTTCTATCAGAATATTCGAGATGCAATCGATTCACCCCCAGACTGGGCCAATCTTATCATTCCATTAAAATTAGAAGTCCAGAATGATGGTGAATTAGAGAATCATCTCCATATTCAGTACGTGGCTAAATCCGAAAATTCGATAGACAAGATAGATCAGAAATGCATTCCAATACCAGCTAAGTGGCAACAATGA
- a CDS encoding AAA family ATPase, with the protein MNHTRDSSQGQEEQTTLQDAKDKAVTLYRRYDEAVRAAREAATADVLYFLTSDEIVEYVDDDSYQAPLDVHHEDGMGDIRRQVLYSDCDAEHKKEIHLRADNTPEEVRVPRDVQDNAFGALQAGKPLVLYGPTGTGKTTFAKQLANEFDKNIGYEIHTATPSWTAEDILGRIEPELTNNEEGLQYNKRLGAVTQAVAQAREICDDGYTYTVILDEITRADISRIFGPLYSAIENPNQTIFETDDGQTIQLDQNVNIICTMNISDRTVNELDDAITRRFAMIDVDHYTDTGRTKLFESWIDGANIPIDGDELRNLFERDHSRLNNRNNESESAIQQFGPMHYKDVISFLDSTCGEGGRYEGRPYEAVGQAYRTYIIPRLLNTSTYEDMKRIKTHYEEINSQSDFDFSPAIEVVNRRQETTRQHLGIHE; encoded by the coding sequence ATGAATCACACTCGGGACTCTTCTCAGGGTCAGGAAGAGCAGACTACTCTCCAAGATGCAAAAGATAAAGCTGTAACCCTGTATCGTCGTTATGACGAAGCAGTACGAGCCGCCAGAGAAGCAGCGACAGCGGATGTTCTTTATTTTCTGACTAGCGATGAGATTGTTGAATATGTGGATGACGATTCTTATCAGGCTCCATTAGATGTTCATCATGAAGACGGTATGGGAGATATTCGCCGACAAGTTCTTTACTCCGACTGTGATGCAGAACACAAAAAAGAGATCCACCTCCGCGCAGATAATACACCGGAAGAAGTTCGTGTCCCCCGTGATGTTCAAGATAATGCTTTTGGGGCGCTACAGGCAGGGAAGCCTCTCGTTCTTTATGGGCCAACAGGTACTGGGAAAACTACATTTGCGAAGCAATTAGCGAATGAATTTGACAAGAACATCGGATACGAAATACATACTGCAACACCATCTTGGACAGCTGAAGATATACTTGGACGAATTGAACCAGAGTTGACAAACAATGAGGAAGGATTGCAGTACAACAAACGTCTTGGAGCAGTAACCCAAGCAGTTGCTCAGGCCCGCGAAATCTGTGATGATGGCTATACATATACAGTAATTCTTGATGAAATCACACGTGCAGACATCTCCCGGATCTTTGGCCCGTTATATTCGGCGATAGAGAACCCGAATCAAACAATTTTTGAGACCGATGATGGGCAAACCATACAGCTAGATCAAAATGTTAACATTATCTGTACAATGAACATCTCCGACCGAACGGTGAATGAATTAGACGATGCAATCACTCGGAGATTTGCTATGATAGACGTGGATCATTATACAGATACAGGCCGAACTAAGCTATTCGAAAGTTGGATAGACGGAGCGAATATTCCGATTGACGGTGACGAATTGCGAAATCTCTTTGAACGAGATCACAGCCGACTGAATAACAGGAATAACGAGTCTGAATCTGCAATTCAGCAATTCGGACCAATGCATTACAAAGATGTTATTTCTTTTTTAGATTCAACGTGTGGTGAGGGTGGGCGTTACGAAGGTCGACCGTACGAAGCAGTCGGTCAAGCTTATCGTACGTACATCATACCTAGGCTATTGAATACTTCCACATACGAAGATATGAAGCGAATCAAAACCCATTATGAGGAAATTAATAGCCAGTCTGATTTCGACTTTTCTCCCGCAATCGAGGTGGTGAATCGTCGTCAGGAAACGACAAGACAACATCTCGGAATTCATGAGTAG
- a CDS encoding DUF4352 domain-containing protein → MERRKFLALGGTASLTSLAGCQVFSSAVRTGPPHFEEVELTGPSEAEVGQEFSLTISAKNTGGKKGDFTNTLTVGEGAFSVEENIQIGSIPVTKTKSTEVGPFQIGTAGDYEFRITDHGVSHTVSVTTKAFEEDKALEIENGPTISVSDTTVRQSVAYQTSNGREILTPESDRVFAFLQLSIENTGDSKLYTGPDSFSVKNGERIAQLDPVGVSLDALRIDGQPLSSDTVLPGESKAGWILVEVAPKTLKNGIDVFWNRGGENSEPEAHWTVSSTQLPQFEVAQMEFPSEVEIGAEAEGRITVKNTGSAAGTYFGTLERRTTGETQWEQVGVFSLDLPAGASKSWSTTIEKAQIGATQYRLRPGSVHKSIKFTPASRSLGDGYTTPNGAKITTNIGGFNFSGFSDSYTHGSGWTEETTNASSGKKFAFVKVTVKNTTSELLEFPSSTDITVLANGQQYTAKDEVTLGDLELLSPVDGVQYAATWNYESGETESGWLIYEVPSSVSKDQLTIQYSPNDKITANWTTK, encoded by the coding sequence ATGGAGAGACGGAAATTCCTTGCGCTAGGTGGAACAGCAAGCCTCACGTCACTTGCGGGTTGTCAAGTGTTCAGTAGTGCTGTTCGAACCGGTCCACCTCATTTCGAGGAGGTTGAGCTTACGGGGCCGTCCGAAGCCGAGGTCGGTCAAGAATTCTCGCTTACCATATCTGCGAAGAATACCGGCGGTAAGAAAGGCGATTTCACGAATACTCTAACCGTCGGAGAGGGAGCATTTAGCGTAGAGGAGAATATCCAGATTGGGAGCATCCCGGTCACCAAAACGAAATCGACGGAGGTTGGACCGTTCCAGATAGGGACGGCTGGAGACTATGAATTCAGAATCACCGATCATGGGGTTTCGCATACGGTCTCAGTAACGACAAAGGCGTTTGAGGAAGACAAAGCTCTGGAAATCGAAAACGGGCCGACTATCTCGGTGAGTGATACGACGGTCCGTCAATCAGTTGCTTATCAGACGAGCAATGGCCGAGAGATTTTGACGCCGGAATCCGACCGTGTTTTCGCTTTCCTTCAGTTATCAATTGAGAACACAGGTGACAGTAAGCTCTATACTGGGCCTGATTCGTTTAGTGTGAAGAACGGGGAGCGAATTGCCCAGTTGGACCCAGTCGGTGTGAGCCTCGACGCTCTCCGCATTGACGGGCAACCGTTGTCGAGTGATACTGTGTTACCGGGTGAGTCAAAAGCTGGCTGGATTCTCGTTGAGGTAGCACCGAAAACTCTCAAGAACGGCATTGATGTCTTCTGGAACCGTGGAGGAGAGAATTCAGAACCGGAAGCGCACTGGACGGTCAGTTCCACGCAACTGCCCCAGTTCGAAGTCGCTCAGATGGAGTTCCCAAGCGAGGTCGAAATCGGCGCTGAAGCAGAGGGAAGGATCACGGTCAAGAACACTGGGTCCGCAGCGGGAACGTATTTCGGGACGCTCGAACGTCGGACTACCGGAGAAACACAGTGGGAGCAAGTCGGAGTATTCTCACTGGATCTTCCGGCTGGCGCAAGTAAGTCTTGGTCAACGACGATTGAAAAAGCACAGATCGGTGCCACACAGTATCGCCTCCGCCCCGGTTCAGTTCACAAATCAATCAAGTTCACGCCAGCCTCGCGGTCGCTCGGAGACGGCTATACAACACCAAACGGTGCGAAAATCACCACCAACATCGGTGGGTTCAATTTCAGCGGCTTCAGCGACTCATACACCCATGGAAGCGGATGGACTGAGGAAACCACGAACGCATCCTCCGGCAAGAAATTCGCGTTCGTCAAAGTCACCGTCAAAAACACGACCAGCGAACTCCTCGAATTCCCATCCAGTACCGACATCACGGTCCTCGCGAACGGCCAACAATACACCGCCAAAGACGAGGTAACCCTCGGAGATCTCGAACTCCTCTCACCCGTAGACGGCGTCCAGTATGCTGCAACTTGGAACTATGAATCGGGAGAAACAGAATCCGGCTGGTTGATCTACGAAGTACCAAGCAGTGTGTCGAAAGACCAACTGACCATCCAGTACTCCCCCAACGACAAAATCACCGCCAACTGGACAACTAAATGA
- a CDS encoding translation initiation factor eIF-1A produces the protein MSENSGRRNLRMPNNDELFGVVTEHNGGNHLRVQCEDGENRMGRIPGRMKYRTWIETGDVVVVEPWDWQDEKANVEWRYTQQDADQLRAEGHIQ, from the coding sequence ATGAGTGAAAATTCGGGCCGGCGGAATCTTCGAATGCCGAACAACGACGAGTTATTCGGTGTCGTGACCGAACACAATGGCGGTAACCACCTTCGCGTTCAATGCGAGGACGGCGAGAATCGGATGGGTCGTATCCCCGGTCGCATGAAGTACCGCACTTGGATCGAAACGGGTGATGTCGTCGTCGTCGAACCTTGGGACTGGCAAGACGAGAAAGCCAACGTGGAATGGCGCTACACCCAGCAAGACGCCGACCAGCTCCGAGCCGAAGGCCACATCCAATAA
- a CDS encoding phospholipase D-like domain-containing protein produces MDELKANISFDRFADMPEFYGSGAAKYRLAMVKDRDDFLDLFEGARHVDAVTYAETPDLMVKMLTDYDIGSLDVLIGNANDYAEQVNEVSTARSLVQLRQDNRLTVRLKNRKIVHSKIYRIVMPDDTVKLVQGSANLSRNSWEYHTNQISVFTTEVGTELDTEFKKFIDEYREGYSDQTLLEGLVEALEAADSPEERENRIEYWVGAGDLDVSDTAALNQDAVEDLKDVADKVTAVVDDPEEADETVAFVEEPENATRTVVESNESTTEEDSNKSEDDDESPDVGLVESDHETDLTDTLDRPRVRAPDEKIRMGTSKVDKDSADEFGSSLRDRGATVEDHSITAPLSAYNNQVKESTSIPTMSVLPEAEQIIIGEDDEIILVATEDPTPEVLNHCLGTIEDYIKTVDDHGHTQSETAVMAQMYEAFLYGFWAPFANQYAEALSSPSRTLDNVLQHLYIEGKSDAGKDKLTEYILRLVSDNTVISGVDADDVGVKEVRGVREWDTSFPYAIIDAEKEKIQRWSPIRNYWGDWTPTSVDQPCLIFTTNDALPKSEFRNRMKILSMDVSFPSNPEDPGFREAQEDLSDVLERQNPIFSYVARRMLTEKPWTDGNGTIEDVRRIFREFYEEAGREQPEYFPAQEPAEKTYDTGRMKWQRDIQGGRVTFESEPDAITADFDREEYEVYDYEKRLPKRFMSEKSSTSVYIGAPEEFAEWIGYSVEELLNGVDETGTDTTQPAEVQESDKGTDTNSFLGRLLGR; encoded by the coding sequence ATGGATGAATTGAAAGCAAATATCTCATTCGACAGGTTCGCGGATATGCCGGAATTCTATGGTTCGGGCGCAGCCAAATACCGTTTGGCGATGGTGAAAGACCGAGACGATTTCCTTGACCTCTTCGAGGGAGCCCGCCATGTGGACGCTGTAACATACGCAGAGACTCCTGACCTGATGGTAAAGATGCTCACCGACTACGACATCGGGTCACTAGATGTACTCATTGGTAATGCCAACGACTATGCCGAACAGGTCAATGAGGTCTCAACCGCTCGGTCGCTAGTGCAACTACGGCAAGACAACCGTCTCACCGTTCGTTTGAAGAATCGGAAGATAGTCCACTCGAAGATTTACCGGATCGTAATGCCAGACGATACAGTAAAGCTCGTACAGGGATCTGCGAATCTCTCGCGGAACTCTTGGGAGTATCATACAAATCAAATCTCAGTCTTCACAACCGAAGTCGGGACAGAACTGGACACGGAGTTTAAGAAGTTTATTGATGAGTACCGAGAGGGATACAGCGACCAGACGCTGTTAGAGGGATTGGTCGAAGCACTTGAGGCGGCCGATTCACCGGAAGAGCGGGAAAACCGGATTGAGTACTGGGTCGGTGCAGGCGACCTAGACGTGAGCGACACAGCCGCCCTGAACCAAGATGCCGTCGAGGACTTGAAAGACGTCGCAGACAAAGTCACCGCTGTTGTCGACGACCCAGAGGAGGCCGATGAAACGGTTGCGTTCGTCGAAGAACCCGAGAATGCCACTCGGACCGTCGTTGAATCTAATGAGTCGACAACCGAGGAAGATTCCAACAAAAGCGAGGACGATGATGAGTCGCCGGATGTTGGGCTTGTCGAATCAGACCATGAGACGGACCTGACGGATACGCTTGACCGGCCGCGCGTTCGAGCGCCTGACGAGAAGATTCGAATGGGTACGAGCAAGGTGGATAAGGACTCGGCTGACGAGTTCGGGAGTAGTCTTCGAGATCGCGGTGCAACCGTCGAGGACCACAGTATTACTGCTCCACTAAGCGCGTACAACAACCAAGTGAAAGAATCGACCTCAATCCCGACGATGTCGGTTCTTCCCGAGGCTGAGCAGATTATTATCGGTGAGGACGACGAAATTATTCTGGTTGCCACTGAAGACCCGACGCCCGAAGTCTTGAATCATTGTCTGGGAACCATCGAGGATTACATCAAGACTGTTGACGACCACGGCCACACCCAATCGGAGACTGCGGTAATGGCACAAATGTATGAGGCGTTCCTCTATGGGTTTTGGGCTCCATTCGCTAACCAGTACGCTGAGGCATTGTCGTCGCCGTCACGGACGCTTGATAATGTCCTCCAGCATCTCTACATTGAAGGGAAAAGTGACGCTGGGAAGGACAAGCTCACCGAGTACATTCTTCGACTTGTCTCCGACAATACGGTCATTTCTGGGGTTGACGCAGACGATGTTGGTGTCAAGGAAGTTCGTGGCGTCCGCGAATGGGATACAAGTTTCCCATACGCCATCATCGACGCAGAAAAGGAGAAAATCCAGCGATGGAGCCCAATCCGGAATTATTGGGGTGACTGGACACCAACCAGCGTCGATCAGCCCTGCTTGATTTTCACGACGAACGACGCACTCCCAAAATCAGAGTTCCGGAATCGAATGAAGATTCTGAGCATGGATGTTTCCTTCCCCTCGAATCCGGAAGATCCAGGGTTCCGCGAAGCCCAAGAAGACCTTTCGGACGTATTGGAGCGGCAGAACCCAATCTTTAGTTACGTTGCTCGTCGGATGCTCACCGAGAAGCCGTGGACAGATGGAAATGGTACAATCGAGGATGTGCGTCGCATTTTCCGCGAGTTCTACGAGGAGGCCGGTCGAGAGCAACCAGAATATTTCCCTGCTCAGGAACCCGCCGAGAAAACGTACGACACGGGGCGGATGAAATGGCAACGCGACATTCAGGGTGGCCGCGTCACGTTCGAGTCTGAACCCGACGCAATCACCGCTGATTTCGACCGTGAAGAATACGAAGTATACGACTATGAGAAACGCCTGCCCAAGCGATTTATGTCGGAAAAATCCTCTACCAGCGTCTATATCGGTGCCCCAGAGGAATTCGCCGAATGGATTGGATACTCCGTCGAAGAACTACTCAATGGTGTAGACGAAACCGGTACGGACACCACACAACCAGCCGAAGTGCAAGAGAGCGATAAAGGCACCGACACCAATAGTTTCCTCGGCCGATTACTCGGCCGATAG